In Azospirillum thiophilum, the DNA window CGCTGGCGACCGTTGTCACCACCGCCTTCGGCCGGGCGGAAGGAGGCTTCGGCGGCCCGGCCGACGGCCAGCCGGCGCCGCACCAGGTTCCCGGCCGCGCACCCGACCTGTCGCTGGACCTGCCGACCACGCCGTCGCAGGCGCTGCTCTACCGGCTTTCCGGCGACCTCAACCCACTGCACGCCGACCCGGAGGCGGCGCGCGCGGCCGGCTTCCCGCGCCCGATCCTGCATGGGCTCTGCACATACGCAATCACCGCCCGCGCGGTGCTCGCCGCCTGCTGCGATTACCGGCCGGAGCGCATGCTCCACCATCAGGCGCGCTTCTCCGCCCCGGTCTTCCCGGGCGAGACGATCACCGTCGATCTCTGGGTCGAAGGCGACGCGGTGTCCTTCCAGGCGCGGGTCACGGCGCGGGACGCCGTGGTGGTCCGGAACGGCCTGAGCCGGCTGCGGGGGGAGGCCGTGCGATGAAGGCGCTGCACTGCCTGTCCTACGGCGAGCCGCCCGAACTGCGCATCGCCGACGTTGCGGAACCGGAACCCGGCCCCGGCGAGGCGCTGATCGCCGTCGAGGCGGTCGGGATCGGCGGCTTCGACGCGGTGCTGCTGGGCGGGCGCTACCAGGAACGCCCGGAACCGCCCTTCATTCCGGGCCGCGAACTGGCCGGGCGGGTGCTGGCGGTGGGGGAGGGCGGCGACCCGGCGCTGGTCGCCGTCCGGGTCGCCGCCATCGCCTTCGGGGGTGCCCTGGCCGAGCGCGCGGTGGCGCGCTGCGACCATTGCATGGCGACGCCGCCGGGCATGGATGCCGCCACCGCCGCCTCGATCCTCAGCGCCTATGCGACCAGCCTCTACGCGCTGGAGAGCTGCGGGCGGATGCGGGCCGGCGAGACGGTGCTGGTGCTGGGCGGTGCCGGAACGGTCGGGGCGGCGGCCATCGACATCGCGCGGGGGCTCGGCGGCCGGGTGGTCGCGGCGGCCTCCTCGCCGGAGAAGCTGGAGTTCTGCCGGGCGCGCGGTGCCGAACTGGCGGTCGATTACGGCGATCCCGACTGGCGCCGCGCGATGACGGAGCGGTTGGGCGGCGGCGTCGATCTGGTGCTCGACCCGGTGGGTGGCACCCTGTCCGAACCCGCCTTCCGCAGCCTCGCCCCCGGCGGGCGCCATCTGGTCGTCGGATTTGCCGCCGGAGAGATCCCGCGCATCCCCCTCAACCTGCCGCTCCTGAAGCGGGCGAGCATCGTCGGCGTCGATTGGGGCGGCTTCATGCGGACCGAGCCGGCGGCCAACCGGACGCTGCTGGCGCGCCTGCGCGCGCTGTTCGACAGCGGCGCGCTGCGGCCCGAGCGGCCCGCCATCCATCCGCTCTCCGCGCTGGTCCCGCTGCTGGACGATTTCCGCAACCGGCGCAGCGTGGGCAAGCCGGTCATCCGGCCCGATTTCGGGACCGCCGCGCCGGCGCCGGGCATGGAGGAGCATTGGGCGGAGCAATTGGGGGAGCAGTAGTGTGGAGCAGGGCATGAGCGAGACTGAAACGCCGACGGGGCCGCTGGCCGGCCT includes these proteins:
- a CDS encoding MaoC/PaaZ C-terminal domain-containing protein, encoding MLDHAAIMELRTRDATSWSERDAMLYALGVGMGADPVANSVDQRELPFVHERGLKLLPTFAIVPTFAGGPLLLIGLDTRTLLHGEQAVTLHRPMPPSGTGTVEGRMLGAWDKGVGKGAVFAQEKILRLDGDPEPLATVVTTAFGRAEGGFGGPADGQPAPHQVPGRAPDLSLDLPTTPSQALLYRLSGDLNPLHADPEAARAAGFPRPILHGLCTYAITARAVLAACCDYRPERMLHHQARFSAPVFPGETITVDLWVEGDAVSFQARVTARDAVVVRNGLSRLRGEAVR
- a CDS encoding NADPH:quinone oxidoreductase family protein — encoded protein: MKALHCLSYGEPPELRIADVAEPEPGPGEALIAVEAVGIGGFDAVLLGGRYQERPEPPFIPGRELAGRVLAVGEGGDPALVAVRVAAIAFGGALAERAVARCDHCMATPPGMDAATAASILSAYATSLYALESCGRMRAGETVLVLGGAGTVGAAAIDIARGLGGRVVAAASSPEKLEFCRARGAELAVDYGDPDWRRAMTERLGGGVDLVLDPVGGTLSEPAFRSLAPGGRHLVVGFAAGEIPRIPLNLPLLKRASIVGVDWGGFMRTEPAANRTLLARLRALFDSGALRPERPAIHPLSALVPLLDDFRNRRSVGKPVIRPDFGTAAPAPGMEEHWAEQLGEQ